A genomic region of Oceaniferula marina contains the following coding sequences:
- a CDS encoding 2-oxoacid:acceptor oxidoreductase family protein produces the protein MSDHSQEPAASINSEDNEPQHTAHKYPGIPITCNGNQLVATHVEARITDGGIFYPITPSTEGGELYQQSWAQGDLNVFGQQKIAVETEGEHSAQGGATAFAITGRRTVNFTSGQGILYAMEQYHHAPGKLSTMVLEIGARALTKHALNVHCGHDDIYSALDTGWTMLCAKDAQQAADQALILRKVNELSLNPGMNIQDGMLTTHAERVFRKPEAELLREFLGAPDDIIDCPTDAQKELFGATRRRVPKMMDLCSPVLVGPVQNQEHHMNGVVGRRNHFNEPILGMLEDAYQEFAELTGREYGLLTEYKTDDADTVFISIGCAAENIEAACDYIRDTRGEKVGSIHFNVLRPFPEAVLIEAIRGKKTLIILERTDEGLSGDNPLSRDIRAAIGKSRDARQWAGNIPALAPEETPRLFRGVYGIGSRDFRPEHVLGAYEFSQNKIARKDGSKASDGKTFFTLGVDHVYSVISDDTPSLLPEKSIAVRFHSIGGWGMITTGKNLGNILGEFGSMLAERNPEYDAETGQLLPKLHIAANPKYGSEKKGAPTNYFLVVAPERVRVNCELNHVDVVLCCDPKAFTHSNPLAGINPGGCLVWESHQDPKSAWESIPQQHRQFIRDNNIRIFILPGFDIAKKATHREDLQMRMQGNSFLGAFFKVSPFLSDNDISEEAFLEIVRKQYVKKFGRFGDAVVESNMTVMREGAARVQEIPYGELDAPDTSSLRLPPLAPTHAPEPVLPTISCTGMECYIPQPEDQRPRSPIQMQSKFDGEFRAGLGYHQPASALASVGVMAAATAATTSKYVARRMTPKFIPENCTQCMDCITACPDTALPNTAQEIGTVLRTAAKAYVTDPDQSKALMHHLPEVEAKARKRMADAIAAKESTPFKDIIKDEVIALNGSVSEKAKDEFFAILDVVPIAYTKVAAIFRGKEKKTGDGGLFSIFVADLCKGCGECVEQCGHGALEMIEDTPELNQKLASAQLFSRMLPDTPQKYLGLYNDDTPEDSRPAALRNHLMVRRNYEALVSGDGACAGCGEKSILRAIASVTEAYMRPIYHKKADRLIQKADQIEATGAELLEQLKSRSEEEYLLFKRAVAHVIMGLGGENDADTDLRLKQNGIITDEDIISALVSIMRVDAYNHNSLQSVDGRLANGMSVMLMGANTGCNTVYGSTPPSNPHPYPWMNSLFQDGATISWLMGESLILRHSRRSVAPERLASKLVQLADNPDATVMNEQGYFDVTHLSDLQMTDLELRELPKVWCVGGDGALGDIGFQNLSKAVLQGRPNIKFLMLDTQVYSNTGGQNSDSSFMPGGYDMNQFGEGTQGKMTERKSVADTLTAGHGSPYVAQISIANAAKLYQSLFEGLEYRGAAFYQCFTTCQPEHGVGDDASAIQAKLSRDSRAMPEFIFNSSLGETAQECFDIKGNPNNTRDWQQVRSKLEKGLTYAFTTAHWAMTEARFRQHRKAISEEEAAKLIPLENILPLITQLDVTHRHFANPESPAYVPDFEVMIRTEFNGKVQHFSISRQLVLFCVERRKSWRMIQSRAGIDNPDYQNQRAILAKLEAGELSREEILLKGAEILTSDS, from the coding sequence ATGTCCGATCATTCTCAAGAGCCTGCCGCTTCCATCAACTCAGAAGATAACGAGCCCCAACACACAGCCCACAAATACCCGGGCATCCCGATCACCTGCAACGGCAACCAACTGGTGGCCACTCATGTTGAGGCTCGCATCACAGACGGCGGTATTTTCTACCCCATCACGCCATCAACCGAAGGGGGCGAACTTTACCAGCAATCCTGGGCTCAGGGGGACCTCAACGTTTTTGGACAACAAAAAATTGCGGTCGAAACCGAGGGGGAACACTCCGCTCAAGGCGGAGCCACTGCCTTTGCCATCACCGGCCGTCGCACAGTCAACTTCACCTCCGGCCAGGGGATCCTCTACGCCATGGAGCAATACCACCACGCTCCGGGCAAACTCTCGACCATGGTGCTCGAAATTGGAGCCCGGGCCCTGACCAAACACGCCCTGAACGTGCACTGCGGCCACGACGACATTTATTCCGCCCTCGACACAGGCTGGACGATGCTCTGCGCCAAGGACGCCCAACAAGCCGCTGACCAAGCGCTTATCCTGCGTAAAGTCAACGAGCTCAGCCTGAACCCTGGGATGAACATCCAGGACGGTATGCTCACCACCCACGCCGAGCGTGTCTTCCGCAAACCGGAAGCCGAACTCCTACGCGAATTCCTCGGAGCCCCAGACGACATCATCGATTGCCCGACTGATGCCCAGAAGGAACTCTTCGGAGCAACCCGCCGCCGGGTGCCCAAAATGATGGACCTCTGTAGCCCGGTTCTGGTCGGACCGGTGCAGAACCAGGAGCATCACATGAACGGCGTCGTTGGCCGTCGCAACCATTTCAACGAACCGATCCTCGGAATGCTGGAAGATGCCTACCAGGAGTTCGCCGAACTCACCGGTCGCGAATACGGGCTTCTCACCGAGTATAAAACCGACGATGCCGACACCGTCTTTATCAGCATCGGCTGTGCTGCGGAAAACATCGAAGCCGCCTGTGACTACATCCGTGACACTCGTGGCGAGAAAGTGGGATCCATCCATTTCAACGTCTTGCGCCCCTTCCCCGAAGCCGTGCTCATTGAAGCCATTCGGGGTAAAAAAACACTGATCATTCTGGAACGCACCGACGAAGGGCTCTCCGGTGACAACCCACTGTCCCGAGACATCCGTGCAGCCATCGGAAAATCCCGCGACGCCCGCCAATGGGCCGGCAACATCCCCGCACTTGCCCCTGAGGAGACCCCGCGACTCTTCCGCGGTGTCTATGGGATCGGATCCCGGGATTTCCGACCGGAACACGTGCTCGGAGCCTACGAATTCTCACAAAATAAAATCGCCCGTAAAGACGGAAGCAAAGCATCCGACGGCAAAACGTTCTTCACGCTCGGCGTTGACCATGTCTATTCGGTCATTTCCGACGACACGCCGTCACTCCTACCGGAAAAATCCATCGCAGTGCGTTTCCACTCGATCGGAGGCTGGGGCATGATCACCACCGGCAAAAACCTCGGCAATATCCTGGGAGAGTTCGGCAGTATGCTCGCGGAACGCAACCCGGAATACGACGCCGAAACCGGACAACTGTTGCCCAAGCTCCACATCGCAGCCAACCCCAAATACGGATCCGAGAAAAAAGGAGCCCCGACCAACTATTTCCTGGTGGTCGCACCGGAGCGGGTCCGCGTGAACTGCGAACTCAACCACGTCGACGTCGTGCTGTGCTGCGATCCAAAAGCCTTCACCCACTCCAACCCTCTAGCTGGAATCAACCCCGGCGGTTGTCTGGTCTGGGAGTCCCATCAGGATCCGAAAAGCGCCTGGGAATCCATCCCGCAGCAGCACCGGCAATTCATCCGCGATAACAACATCCGCATCTTCATCCTCCCCGGCTTCGATATCGCCAAAAAGGCAACACACCGCGAAGATCTGCAAATGCGCATGCAAGGGAACTCCTTCCTCGGGGCGTTCTTTAAAGTTTCCCCCTTCCTCTCAGACAACGATATTTCGGAAGAAGCCTTCCTCGAAATCGTCCGCAAGCAATACGTCAAAAAATTCGGCCGTTTCGGCGATGCCGTCGTTGAAAGCAACATGACGGTGATGCGCGAAGGAGCCGCCCGGGTCCAGGAAATCCCATACGGTGAGCTTGACGCGCCGGACACCTCCTCGCTGCGCCTGCCACCACTTGCCCCGACCCACGCCCCCGAACCGGTACTACCCACGATTTCCTGCACCGGCATGGAATGCTATATCCCCCAGCCGGAAGACCAGCGCCCTCGCTCCCCGATTCAGATGCAATCGAAATTCGACGGCGAATTCCGCGCCGGCCTTGGCTACCACCAGCCGGCCAGTGCCCTCGCCAGTGTTGGCGTGATGGCAGCGGCCACAGCAGCCACCACCAGCAAGTACGTGGCCCGCCGGATGACCCCGAAATTCATCCCGGAAAACTGCACTCAGTGCATGGACTGCATCACCGCCTGCCCGGATACCGCACTTCCCAACACAGCCCAGGAAATTGGCACAGTCTTACGCACAGCGGCCAAGGCCTACGTCACCGACCCGGATCAGAGCAAGGCTCTGATGCATCATCTTCCAGAGGTCGAGGCCAAGGCCCGCAAGCGCATGGCAGACGCCATCGCTGCCAAGGAAAGCACTCCCTTCAAGGATATCATCAAAGACGAAGTCATCGCACTCAACGGCTCGGTTTCCGAAAAAGCCAAAGATGAATTTTTCGCCATTCTCGATGTTGTTCCCATCGCCTACACCAAAGTCGCCGCCATTTTCCGGGGCAAAGAGAAAAAGACCGGAGACGGTGGACTCTTCTCCATCTTCGTCGCCGACCTCTGCAAAGGCTGTGGCGAATGCGTCGAACAGTGCGGTCACGGAGCATTGGAAATGATCGAGGACACCCCCGAGCTCAACCAAAAACTTGCCTCCGCCCAGCTGTTCTCACGGATGCTACCGGACACCCCGCAGAAATACCTCGGACTTTACAACGACGACACCCCGGAAGACTCACGCCCGGCCGCCCTGCGCAACCACCTGATGGTACGCCGGAACTACGAAGCCCTGGTCTCCGGAGACGGTGCCTGCGCTGGTTGTGGTGAAAAATCCATCCTGCGTGCGATCGCCTCGGTCACCGAGGCCTACATGCGCCCGATCTACCACAAAAAAGCGGACCGACTGATTCAGAAAGCCGACCAGATTGAAGCCACCGGGGCCGAGCTCCTGGAGCAACTCAAATCTCGGTCAGAAGAAGAATACCTTTTATTCAAACGCGCCGTTGCCCACGTCATCATGGGTCTCGGTGGTGAAAACGACGCCGATACCGACCTGCGCCTGAAACAGAATGGCATCATCACCGATGAGGACATCATTTCAGCTCTGGTTTCCATCATGCGAGTGGACGCTTACAATCACAACTCCCTCCAAAGTGTCGATGGCCGACTCGCCAACGGTATGTCCGTCATGCTCATGGGGGCCAACACCGGCTGCAACACCGTTTACGGATCCACACCACCATCCAACCCGCACCCCTATCCCTGGATGAACTCCTTGTTCCAGGATGGAGCCACCATTTCCTGGCTCATGGGAGAATCCCTGATCCTGCGCCATAGCCGCCGTTCCGTCGCACCGGAACGACTTGCAAGCAAACTGGTGCAACTTGCCGACAATCCCGACGCCACCGTCATGAACGAGCAAGGTTATTTCGACGTCACCCACCTGAGTGACTTGCAAATGACAGATTTGGAACTGCGCGAACTGCCGAAAGTCTGGTGCGTAGGGGGAGATGGTGCGCTCGGCGACATCGGATTCCAGAACCTCTCAAAAGCCGTGCTTCAAGGGCGACCAAACATCAAGTTCCTGATGCTCGACACCCAGGTCTACTCCAACACCGGTGGCCAAAACTCCGATTCATCCTTCATGCCCGGAGGCTACGACATGAACCAATTTGGTGAAGGCACCCAAGGGAAAATGACCGAACGCAAATCAGTCGCTGACACCTTGACCGCCGGCCACGGCTCCCCGTACGTCGCTCAAATCTCCATCGCCAATGCAGCCAAACTCTACCAAAGCCTGTTCGAAGGTCTGGAATACCGAGGGGCCGCATTCTACCAGTGCTTCACCACCTGCCAACCCGAACACGGGGTCGGAGACGACGCCTCCGCCATCCAGGCCAAGCTTTCACGGGACTCACGCGCCATGCCCGAGTTCATCTTCAACTCCTCACTTGGAGAGACCGCGCAAGAATGTTTCGACATCAAAGGCAACCCGAATAACACCCGCGACTGGCAACAGGTTCGCTCAAAACTCGAGAAAGGCCTCACCTATGCATTCACGACGGCTCACTGGGCGATGACCGAGGCCCGCTTCCGTCAACACCGGAAGGCAATTTCGGAAGAAGAAGCCGCCAAGCTCATTCCTCTGGAAAACATCCTGCCTCTGATCACTCAGCTGGACGTCACCCACCGACACTTCGCCAACCCAGAATCTCCTGCCTACGTGCCCGATTTCGAAGTCATGATCCGCACCGAGTTTAACGGCAAGGTTCAGCACTTCTCCATCAGCCGCCAACTCGTCCTCTTCTGTGTCGAGCGCCGAAAATCCTGGCGAATGATCCAATCGCGTGCCGGCATCGACAACCCCGACTACCAAAACCAGCGTGCGATTCTAGCAAAACTCGAGGCCGGCGAACTCTCCCGTGAAGAGATCCTCCTCAAAGGGGCTGAAATCCTGACATCCGATTCATAG
- a CDS encoding nucleoside recognition domain-containing protein has protein sequence MVLNFIFAAFFLTGFLFALCQWALYGNQEIFPAMLESTFTTSKLAFEISLFLTGGMCLWLGIMKIGERGGAVNILARLVRPLFRRLFPEIPADHPAHASMLMNISANMLGLDNAATPLGLKAMQELQTLNPEKDRATNSQIMFLVLNTSGLTLIPISVMIYRSQLGASNPADVFLPILLATAFSTLVGLIAVSFCQKIKLYDPVIMAWLLGIGGALFTALWGLQQLPQDQIAALSRSWSAFIIFALISSFIGLALFRKVNVYDAFIDGAKDGFSVATRIIPYLVAILVAIAVFRTAGVMDILLNGLKTGVAATGLPTDWVEAMPTGLMKPLSGAGARGMMIDAMETHGADSFVGRLVSTMQGSTDTTFFVLAVYFGSVGIKRTRHAVGCGLLADAAGITAAIFIAYLFFGA, from the coding sequence ATGGTTCTCAACTTTATTTTCGCCGCTTTTTTTCTTACCGGTTTCCTATTCGCCCTCTGCCAATGGGCGCTGTATGGCAATCAGGAGATTTTTCCGGCGATGCTGGAGTCGACCTTTACCACCTCAAAATTAGCCTTTGAGATCTCCCTCTTTCTGACCGGCGGCATGTGCTTATGGCTGGGCATCATGAAAATCGGAGAGCGAGGCGGCGCAGTCAACATCCTCGCCAGACTTGTGCGCCCCCTGTTCCGCAGACTCTTCCCCGAGATTCCAGCAGACCACCCAGCCCACGCCAGCATGCTGATGAACATCAGCGCCAACATGCTGGGGCTCGACAACGCCGCCACGCCGCTCGGGCTGAAAGCCATGCAAGAGCTTCAAACACTTAACCCTGAAAAAGACCGGGCCACCAATAGCCAGATCATGTTTCTCGTCCTGAACACCTCAGGACTTACCCTGATCCCGATCTCCGTCATGATCTACCGCTCCCAGCTTGGGGCAAGCAACCCGGCAGACGTCTTTCTCCCGATTCTGCTCGCGACAGCTTTCTCTACACTTGTCGGCTTGATCGCTGTCTCCTTCTGCCAGAAAATCAAACTTTACGACCCCGTGATCATGGCCTGGCTCCTTGGTATCGGAGGCGCTCTGTTTACAGCACTCTGGGGACTTCAGCAACTCCCCCAGGACCAAATCGCCGCGCTGTCACGCTCCTGGTCCGCCTTCATCATTTTCGCCCTGATCAGCAGCTTTATCGGACTCGCCCTCTTCCGGAAGGTCAACGTCTACGACGCCTTCATCGATGGGGCCAAAGACGGGTTCTCCGTCGCAACCCGCATCATCCCCTATCTGGTCGCCATCCTCGTTGCCATCGCCGTTTTCCGAACCGCCGGCGTTATGGACATCCTGCTCAACGGTCTCAAAACGGGGGTCGCCGCAACCGGACTCCCCACCGACTGGGTGGAGGCCATGCCCACGGGGCTAATGAAGCCACTCAGTGGAGCGGGAGCCAGAGGCATGATGATCGACGCCATGGAAACCCACGGAGCCGATTCCTTTGTCGGCCGCCTCGTCAGCACCATGCAGGGCAGCACCGACACCACATTCTTCGTCCTTGCGGTCTATTTTGGCTCCGTCGGCATCAAGCGAACCCGGCACGCTGTTGGCTGTGGTCTTCTCGCCGATGCCGCCGGCATCACCGCCGCCATTTTCATCGCCTACTTGTTCTTCGGAGCCTAA
- a CDS encoding type II secretion system protein has product MKLTTKAKANLKPGMTLIELTVVIIVLLTLISVLFFAGTAYIKSSNRTACLANQTTFQKAIRGYASLKQIEAGKAVVDGAGIAVGWDTLTTDGFIGDTAAMSCPTAKTLYVLDAAITNPPQGAQVVVCPDADYKPTTAAGAVAAAGVAKTDADGGLHTPADIGNW; this is encoded by the coding sequence ATGAAACTGACTACAAAAGCAAAAGCTAACCTGAAGCCAGGGATGACCCTGATCGAACTCACGGTTGTGATTATCGTTCTGCTCACCCTGATCTCGGTTCTGTTCTTCGCAGGAACCGCCTACATCAAGTCCTCCAACCGGACTGCTTGCCTTGCCAACCAAACAACCTTCCAAAAGGCTATCCGCGGATATGCTTCCTTGAAGCAAATCGAAGCTGGTAAAGCTGTGGTGGATGGTGCAGGCATCGCTGTGGGCTGGGATACGCTTACGACTGATGGCTTCATCGGAGATACCGCTGCCATGAGTTGCCCGACAGCCAAGACTCTATATGTTTTGGATGCTGCTATCACTAATCCACCACAAGGTGCTCAAGTGGTTGTCTGTCCAGATGCCGATTATAAGCCAACAACAGCTGCAGGAGCCGTGGCCGCTGCAGGTGTTGCCAAGACTGATGCTGACGGTGGTCTGCACACACCAGCTGACATTGGAAACTGGTAA
- a CDS encoding peptidylprolyl isomerase produces MSLLKYTLGLSLVALTTISQAREVTGIAAKVNGRVITKNEINYHLTPYRQQLDAQMPRKGPQYEKFMAEATKDILDSLIERELILSEFHHKIKGRIPAHAIDGEIKRQIRELYNNNHSEYVKALKASGMTPQQHRRETEKKLIVQAMRAQQFANAVPPLPSEIQAEYNEHKMKMRDITGDALEGHKIYIPKADPNNPLATPETQLALAEDIVTKLKKGDDFEELARKHSADSYADAGGKVEKTPRTDLSPAFAAILMETDIGKILGPLEDARGFTIVRVDKKYYGPAPALSKVKKNIEARVRTKKNKAKQDRWIKRLKGNAMIDIKI; encoded by the coding sequence ATGTCTCTCCTCAAGTACACCCTCGGTCTTTCCCTCGTCGCCCTGACAACCATCAGCCAGGCCCGTGAAGTCACCGGTATTGCCGCCAAAGTCAACGGACGCGTGATCACCAAAAACGAGATCAATTACCACCTCACCCCGTACCGCCAACAACTGGATGCCCAAATGCCACGTAAAGGCCCCCAGTATGAAAAATTCATGGCAGAGGCCACCAAAGACATTCTCGACAGCCTGATCGAGCGGGAGCTGATTCTCTCAGAGTTCCACCACAAAATCAAAGGGCGCATTCCGGCCCACGCCATTGACGGTGAAATCAAGCGCCAGATCCGAGAACTCTATAACAATAACCACAGTGAGTATGTCAAAGCCCTCAAGGCCTCCGGCATGACCCCACAACAGCACCGCCGCGAGACCGAGAAAAAACTCATCGTTCAGGCGATGCGCGCCCAGCAGTTTGCCAATGCCGTGCCACCGCTTCCCAGCGAGATCCAAGCCGAATATAACGAGCACAAAATGAAAATGCGCGACATCACCGGCGATGCTCTGGAAGGACACAAGATCTATATCCCGAAAGCGGACCCCAATAACCCTCTCGCCACCCCGGAGACTCAATTGGCTCTGGCAGAGGATATTGTCACCAAATTAAAAAAGGGAGACGACTTCGAAGAACTGGCCCGCAAGCACTCTGCGGATTCATACGCAGATGCCGGTGGCAAAGTGGAAAAAACTCCTCGGACGGACCTTTCTCCCGCATTTGCAGCCATTCTCATGGAAACGGACATCGGCAAGATCCTCGGACCTCTCGAAGATGCTCGAGGGTTCACCATTGTCCGAGTCGATAAAAAATACTACGGCCCGGCCCCCGCACTGAGCAAAGTCAAAAAGAACATTGAAGCCCGCGTCCGAACCAAAAAGAACAAAGCCAAACAAGACCGCTGGATCAAGCGCCTCAAAGGCAATGCCATGATCGATATCAAAATCTAA
- a CDS encoding SDR family oxidoreductase, with product MSYLESLFSLEGQVAVIIGGTGHLCGSMGVALARAGAEVVLVGRNPESAIDKLAAIDEFGGKSWFFQADVTKRDELQKLLDQVVARSGKVDILVNGAGAGSSTPFLKITDEEYKQLVDINFSSVFMACQIFGEYFIHSLERNSIINVGSMAGMLPVSGLYGYSAAKAAVHNLTKNLAREWAEHDIRINTLVPGFFPAGQATKQGDESRALEILRHTPMSRFGNAEELTGATLLLASNIMGSFITGTEIVVDGGFSSMTI from the coding sequence ATGTCTTATCTCGAATCCCTCTTTTCTCTCGAAGGTCAAGTCGCCGTGATCATCGGTGGCACCGGTCACCTCTGCGGCAGCATGGGCGTTGCCTTGGCCCGCGCAGGAGCCGAAGTCGTACTCGTTGGCCGCAACCCGGAAAGTGCCATCGACAAACTGGCCGCCATTGACGAATTTGGCGGAAAATCCTGGTTTTTCCAGGCCGACGTCACCAAGCGGGATGAGCTTCAGAAACTGCTCGACCAAGTGGTGGCACGCTCAGGCAAGGTCGACATCCTAGTCAATGGTGCCGGAGCCGGCTCCAGCACGCCCTTCCTCAAAATCACCGACGAAGAATACAAACAACTCGTCGATATTAACTTCTCCAGCGTATTCATGGCCTGCCAAATTTTTGGCGAATACTTCATCCACAGTCTGGAACGCAACAGCATCATCAACGTCGGATCGATGGCCGGCATGCTACCGGTTTCGGGACTCTACGGATACTCCGCAGCCAAGGCCGCCGTGCACAACCTGACGAAAAACTTGGCCCGCGAATGGGCCGAACACGATATTCGCATCAACACTCTGGTTCCCGGTTTCTTCCCCGCTGGACAAGCCACCAAACAGGGTGACGAATCCCGGGCTCTGGAAATCCTCCGCCATACGCCCATGTCACGCTTTGGCAATGCCGAGGAACTCACCGGAGCCACGCTGCTGCTGGCATCCAACATCATGGGATCGTTCATCACCGGCACCGAAATCGTCGTCGATGGCGGATTCTCCTCCATGACCATCTAA
- a CDS encoding ATP-binding cassette domain-containing protein translates to MKMHSLCSSPMDVESTQTSKQPVIEMPLGLKIGYKEVLAEVDKGITLRAGTHYLLARNGRGKTTLLRTLAKVLRPLGGKFSCDGRCQLLGEDLVFDRELPPKLVLRSLLPKASYQEALDLADRLELDVKKPYGKLSTGNKRKVALLVAEFSVVPGQAEILLLDEPFTGLDAFAREIFQELWADRRDGVLRLVSAHPDFDSMVMKSSVLITEGRIVHLMGDEAPKQWGELKKQLS, encoded by the coding sequence ATGAAAATGCACAGTCTTTGCTCGTCACCTATGGATGTAGAGAGCACGCAAACCAGCAAGCAACCTGTCATTGAAATGCCACTCGGGTTAAAGATCGGGTACAAGGAAGTTTTGGCAGAAGTTGACAAGGGGATCACCCTTCGGGCCGGGACGCATTACTTATTGGCTAGGAACGGTCGGGGAAAAACCACGCTCTTGAGGACTCTTGCCAAGGTGCTGCGTCCTCTTGGAGGGAAGTTTTCCTGCGATGGCCGATGTCAATTGTTGGGTGAGGATCTCGTTTTTGACCGCGAGCTGCCGCCGAAGCTTGTCCTTCGTAGTTTGCTTCCCAAAGCATCATACCAGGAGGCGCTTGATCTCGCTGATCGTCTTGAACTGGACGTAAAAAAGCCATACGGAAAACTATCCACAGGAAACAAGCGTAAGGTGGCATTGCTTGTGGCCGAGTTCTCAGTTGTCCCCGGTCAGGCTGAAATTCTCTTGTTGGATGAACCTTTCACCGGGCTCGATGCTTTTGCCCGTGAGATTTTTCAGGAACTATGGGCGGACCGTCGCGATGGCGTATTGCGATTGGTTAGTGCGCACCCGGATTTTGACAGTATGGTGATGAAGAGTTCGGTGCTGATTACCGAAGGAAGAATTGTTCACCTGATGGGGGATGAGGCGCCAAAGCAGTGGGGGGAGTTGAAAAAACAGCTAAGCTGA
- a CDS encoding type IV pilus twitching motility protein PilT: protein MTALTIEAPGLAAPQAGPPPFGFQPGMSAAEHLAVVFQICDSMGVSDIQIRSDMPVYIETNQGMECLQGLGKLEGKEVYEVYRELLRHREVGSHGFGKTQDEVEGEEKIDQLVEVFNERHVDDFSCNGIYVATIGKRSGRLRVQVHLSASGIGVTIRILNDVIPTIASLGIDPDTAEMLRIAVQKRAGLCLVTGPTGSGKSTTLASVIDWLRQNFSKHIVTVEDPVEYQYPFDMDDPATPGQKIQAPSIVTQQEVGRDVTSYRQGLKDVLRKAPHVILLGEIRDREAMETCMEAAQTGHLVLSTLHTTGAVKTLGRILEMYPRENHPAVLNRLSEVLIFILSQGLLNGIDKRVLTYEFLQNNEDAVTSAIGGYDRGARALEDAIKRAGNIAWDDKLLSIYREGKISQDVFENARMHREDNEYL from the coding sequence ATGACCGCATTAACGATAGAGGCCCCGGGTTTGGCTGCCCCCCAAGCTGGACCTCCACCGTTTGGATTTCAGCCAGGCATGAGCGCGGCTGAGCATTTGGCCGTGGTATTTCAGATTTGTGATTCCATGGGTGTGTCGGATATTCAGATTCGATCTGATATGCCGGTTTACATCGAAACCAATCAAGGCATGGAATGTCTTCAAGGTTTGGGGAAGTTGGAGGGGAAGGAGGTCTATGAGGTTTACCGTGAGCTTCTGCGCCACAGGGAAGTGGGGAGCCATGGTTTTGGTAAAACTCAGGATGAGGTAGAGGGTGAGGAGAAGATTGATCAATTGGTCGAAGTTTTCAATGAGCGGCATGTGGATGATTTTTCCTGTAATGGTATTTATGTCGCCACCATTGGTAAACGCTCAGGTCGTCTGCGTGTGCAGGTTCACTTGTCTGCGAGCGGGATCGGGGTGACGATTCGTATTTTGAATGATGTCATCCCCACGATTGCTTCTTTGGGGATCGACCCAGATACGGCGGAGATGTTGAGGATTGCCGTGCAGAAGCGTGCGGGTTTGTGTCTGGTGACCGGGCCGACCGGTTCAGGTAAATCAACCACCCTCGCTTCGGTGATCGATTGGTTGCGACAGAATTTTTCCAAACATATTGTCACGGTTGAGGATCCGGTGGAATACCAGTATCCGTTTGATATGGATGATCCAGCCACGCCGGGGCAAAAAATCCAGGCTCCGAGTATTGTGACCCAGCAGGAGGTCGGACGTGACGTAACCTCTTACCGTCAGGGCTTGAAGGATGTGTTGCGGAAAGCTCCTCATGTGATTCTTCTTGGTGAGATTCGTGACCGCGAGGCGATGGAGACCTGTATGGAGGCTGCTCAGACCGGACACTTGGTCTTATCGACGCTGCACACGACCGGTGCGGTGAAGACGCTGGGACGGATATTGGAGATGTATCCACGGGAGAACCACCCTGCGGTATTGAACCGCTTGAGTGAGGTGCTTATTTTTATTCTTTCCCAAGGATTGCTCAACGGGATCGACAAGCGGGTGTTGACCTATGAATTTTTGCAGAACAATGAGGATGCCGTGACTTCGGCCATCGGTGGTTATGACCGTGGAGCCCGGGCCTTGGAGGATGCGATCAAACGCGCAGGCAATATTGCCTGGGATGACAAGCTGCTCAGTATTTACCGGGAGGGTAAGATCTCCCAAGACGTTTTTGAAAATGCCAGAATGCACCGTGAGGATAATGAATATCTTTGA